The genomic stretch TTCGACGACGCCCGGCGCCTGCTCGAGCGCGTCGCCGCCGAGCGGCGCGTGCACGCGCGCGCCGTATTCGGGCTCTTCCCCGCCAACAGCGTCGGCGACGACGACCTCGAGGTCTACGCCGACCGCGGCCGCAGCCGCGTCCTCGCGGTGCTGCACCACCTGCGCCAGCAGATGGAACGGCCGCCCGGCCGGCCCAACCTGTGCCTGGCCGACTACGTCGCGCCGCGCGACTCCGGCCTCCCGGACTGGATCGGCGGGTTCGCCGTCACGGCCGGCTTCGGGGTGGACGAGCTGGCGGCGGAGTTCGAGCGCGCCCACGACGACTACTCGGCCATCCTCGCCAAGGCGCTCGCTGACCGGCTCGCCGAGTCGCTGGCGGAGCAGCTCCACCAGCGGGTGCGCCGCGAGTTCTGGGGCTACGCCCCGGCGGAGTCCCTCGACAACGCGGGGCTCATCGCCGAGCGGTACCGGGGCATCCGCCCCGCGCCGGGATACCCCGCGTGCCCGGACCACACCGAGAAGGCGGCGCTGTTCTCCCTGCTCGACGCCACGGCCCGCACCGGCATCCGCCTGACCGAGAGCTGGGCGATGTGGCCCGCGGCCTCCGTCTGCGGGTGGTACTTCGCGCATCCCGAGGCGGCCTACTTCGGCCTCGGGCGCATCGGCCGCGATCAGGTGCACGACTACGCCCGCCGCAAGGGGTTCGACGCAAGGGCGGCGGAGCGCTGGCTGGGGCCGGTGCTGGGGTACGATCCGGATGCCTGAGCGCACGCTGCGGGACCTGATCGACGACGGGCGGGTGCACCTGTTCGACGGTGCGATGGGCACGATGCTGTACGCCCGCGGCGTCTTCATCAACGTCTGCTACGACGAGCTGTCGCTCAAGGCGGCCGACCTGGTGCGGGAGATCCACCACGCGTACGTGAAAGCCGGCGCCGAGATCCTCGAGACCAACACCTTCGGCGCCAATCCGATCAAGCTCGGACACTACGGGCTGGCGGAGGACACCCGCGCGATCAACCGCCGCGCCGCCGAGCTCGCCCGCGAAGCCGCCGGCGCGCGGGCGCTGGTGACCGGCGCCATCGGCCCGCTCGGCGTCCGGCTCGAGCCGTTCGGGGAGACCTCGCGCGTGGACGCGTTCGAGCTGTTCAAGCGGCAGGCCGAGGGGCTGCTGGAGGGCGGCGTCCACGGCTTCGTGCTCGAGACCTTCTCGGACCTCGACGAGATCCACGAGGCGCTGCGCGCGGTGCGGGCCGTCTGCGACTTGCCGGTCGTGGCCCAGATGACGATCCAGGAGGACGGCGCGACGGCGTACGGCAGCGATCCCGAGACGCTGGCGCGCGCGCTCGACGAGTTCGGGGCCGACGTGATCGGGCTCAACTGCTCGGTCGGGCCCCAGGGGGTACTCGAGGCCATCGAGCGGATGGCGCGTGTCACGTCGCGACCGCTGTCGGCGCAGCCCAACGCGGGTCTCCCGCGGCAGGTCGGCGACCGCAAGATGTACATGGCGTCGCCCGAGTACACCGGCGAGTATGCCAAGCGGCTGGTGGAGGCGGGCGCGCGGTTCGTGGGCGGCTGCTGCGGCACGACGCCCGAGCACGTCAAGACGATGGCGGCCTACGTGCAGAGCGTGTCGCCGCGTCAGGTCATCGCGGTGTCGGCCGAGCCGGTGGTGGCGCCCACCGGGGTGGAGCCGGTGCCGCTGGCCGAGCGGTCGCGCTGGGGCCGCAAGCTCGACGGGGGCGAGTTCCTCACCACCGTCGAGATCGTGCCGCCGCGCGGCGTCGATCCCGCCACGATGCTCGCCGGGGCCCGGCAGCTGAAGGGCGCCGGCATCGACGCGATCAACGTGCCGGACGGCCCCCGCGCCCAGAGCCGGATGGGCGCGCTGATGAGCGCGCTCCTGATCGAGCGCGAGGTCGGCATCGAAACGGTGATCCACTACTGCTGCCGCGACCGCAACCTGCTGTCCATGCTGTCGGACCTGCTGGGGGCGGCGGCCCACCGGCTCAGGAACCTCCTCATCATCACCGGCGACCCGCCGAAGATGGGGCCCTACCCGGAGGCCACCGGGGTCTTCGACATCGATTCGATCGGCCTGACGAACCTGGTCCACCGCCTCAACCACGGCCTGGACCCGGGCGGCAATCCCATCGGAGCGCCGACCGCGTTCGTCATCGGCGTCGGCGTCAATCCGGCTGCCGTGGACCCCGAGCGGGAGCTCAAGCGCTTCGCCTGGAAGGTGGATGCCGGGGCCGACTTCGCGATCACCCAGCCGGTCTTCGATCCGGAGCAGCTCGAGCGATTCCTGGCCCGGGCCGAGGGCTTCCGCATCCCCATCATCGCGGGCATCTGGCCCCTCGTCTCGCTCCGCAACGCGGAGTTCCTCGCCAACGAGGTGCCGGGGGTGTCCGTGCCTTCCACGGTGATCGAGCGCATGCGGCGCGCCCAGGAGCGTGGCAAGGACGCGGCGCTGGCCGAGGGCGTGGCGATCGCCCGGGAGATGCTCCAGCGGATCCGGCCCGCGGTCCAGGGGGCGCAGGTCAGCGCCCCGTTCGGCCGCGTGGGCGTGGCGCTCGACGTGCTCGCCTGAACGCGCGTCGCGCGGCTGCATCTTCTTGCAGCCCGGGCGCTTGCCGGTTGCACCGGCTGTCGGGCCTGTCCCCCGCCTCTCGTTTGTAGTAAAATGTAGCGCAAGGACTTAGGCCCAGGGACGCACTCGGCACGGACATTGCCCTTCATCGCTCCCGACGAACTCCTCAGCGTCTCGACCCAGAGCGCGCGAGTCCCGATGCGCCGACTCGACGGTGGCCGGCTTCACGATCTTCGAAGCCGTCCTGGTCATCATCATCATCTTCGTCGTGGTGGCCAGCCTGATACCCAAGGTCGGCCAGACGCTGGGACACGCCCGGGTGAACCGGTCGGCGAACGTGATCGCCGCCGAGTTCCTCCTGTCGCAGTCGCTGGCCGCGCGGCAGCATTCGCCGGTGATCATCGCGGTCGACGCGTCCGCGCTCACCCTGACGATCAGCCAGCCGCCGCCCAGCAACACGGTGCTGCGGACCTACGTGTTCGACATCAACTCGGACTTCAAGCTCGGCGCCCTGTCGGCCACGCCGGCCAGCGTGCAGATCATGCCCAACGGCACCGCCAACACCACCATGCTCGTGACGGTCGGCGGATCCGACTACTACCATCAGGTGCGCATCACCCAGGCAGGACAGATTCGCATCACCCGGTGAGGCCCGGCCTGGGCTTCACGCTGGTGGAGATCATGATGGCGGTGGTCATCTTCTCGGTCGTGATCCTGTCCCTGGTGGGCCTCTCGTTCCGGGTGGCCAAGTACTCGACCCGCGCCACGGACCAGGCGCTGGGCATGTCGACGCTGCTCGCCAAGGTGGACCGGGCGGCAAGCTCGCCCTTCGACAGCCTGCCCAACCTGGTTGGCTGCGACACGGCGTCCAGCGGGCTCTACCGGGTCGTCGGCTGCACGGCGGTGACCATTCTCTCGCCCCGCCTCGACAGCATCCAGATCATCGTCGCGTCCACCCTGCCGAGTGCGCGGCCCGACACCATCAACATGCAGCGGGGCAAGGAGCGTCGCCCCGTGCCGCTGCGATGAGCCGGCGGCCGGCCGCCGGACGCGCCCGCGCCGGCTTCGTCCTGGCGGAGCTGCTGGTGGCGATGCTGATCGCCGCCCTCATCGGCGTGTCGCTGACGCAGCTCGTCATCTCCCAGTCGCGGTTCGTGGCCCTCCAGGGCGCGATCATGCAGGCGCGCGGCGGCGCCCGCGCCGCGCTCAACGTGATGGCGGGCGACCTGCGGATGCTGAGCGACAGCGGCCTGGTGGCCGCCGCCACGGACTCCGTCACGGTGCGGGTGCCCTACGCCTTCGGCGTCGCCTGCACCCAGGTGAGCGGCACGACCGTCGTCGGCCTGCTCCCCGCCGACTCCGCCGCGTACTTCTCCGCGACCGCCAGCGGCTACGCGTGGCGCGACTCGACCGG from Gemmatimonadales bacterium encodes the following:
- a CDS encoding bifunctional homocysteine S-methyltransferase/methylenetetrahydrofolate reductase: MPERTLRDLIDDGRVHLFDGAMGTMLYARGVFINVCYDELSLKAADLVREIHHAYVKAGAEILETNTFGANPIKLGHYGLAEDTRAINRRAAELAREAAGARALVTGAIGPLGVRLEPFGETSRVDAFELFKRQAEGLLEGGVHGFVLETFSDLDEIHEALRAVRAVCDLPVVAQMTIQEDGATAYGSDPETLARALDEFGADVIGLNCSVGPQGVLEAIERMARVTSRPLSAQPNAGLPRQVGDRKMYMASPEYTGEYAKRLVEAGARFVGGCCGTTPEHVKTMAAYVQSVSPRQVIAVSAEPVVAPTGVEPVPLAERSRWGRKLDGGEFLTTVEIVPPRGVDPATMLAGARQLKGAGIDAINVPDGPRAQSRMGALMSALLIEREVGIETVIHYCCRDRNLLSMLSDLLGAAAHRLRNLLIITGDPPKMGPYPEATGVFDIDSIGLTNLVHRLNHGLDPGGNPIGAPTAFVIGVGVNPAAVDPERELKRFAWKVDAGADFAITQPVFDPEQLERFLARAEGFRIPIIAGIWPLVSLRNAEFLANEVPGVSVPSTVIERMRRAQERGKDAALAEGVAIAREMLQRIRPAVQGAQVSAPFGRVGVALDVLA
- a CDS encoding prepilin-type N-terminal cleavage/methylation domain-containing protein; the encoded protein is MRPGLGFTLVEIMMAVVIFSVVILSLVGLSFRVAKYSTRATDQALGMSTLLAKVDRAASSPFDSLPNLVGCDTASSGLYRVVGCTAVTILSPRLDSIQIIVASTLPSARPDTINMQRGKERRPVPLR